Proteins encoded by one window of Anticarsia gemmatalis isolate Benzon Research Colony breed Stoneville strain chromosome 15, ilAntGemm2 primary, whole genome shotgun sequence:
- the LOC142978981 gene encoding uncharacterized protein LOC142978981 isoform X1, translated as MQWDGLYFVLLALCCLHTASEPLRFPEDYRPNVIRRRRSDEKDSLALSREIFKNITKQLRENIKREGATDRNDHLLQNKPEESRPYVTYQSHRDHHHEHHWGPYFEEEKYTQVTAHVGAEALLNCRVVMLKDKTVMWLRNMTDTAQLLTVGKALYAGDNRIAVKFQYPNNWRLSMNPVKLSDAGHYMCQISTHPPRTIFTNLTVLPPVITINGDETHDVKDRFYKAGSSIKLSCIISEEYASSLSTKAPPATPLPSTTPSTTTTTTELTTKMSTIFNRIDIMMNKSWSVETTTITSTVSLSTTTKKVPEMKSTTELTTVKPTVPPVENNIYGIVWKKQGKEFYDNVTWRNTSSTISVASASQNDSGTYTCYLQNHSQVTINVHVLIGENQAAVQHNTGNKGTLFWQPRDLTLVSIAAVLLFYH; from the exons AACCGTTGCGCTTTCCTGAAGATTACCGACCCAATGTCATTCGGAGGCGTCGGAGCGATGAGAAAGACAGTCTCGCCTTGTCCAGGGAGATATTCAAAAACATCACCAAGCAACTCCGCGAAAATATCAAGCGTGAAGGGGCGACTGACAGGAACGATCATTTGTTACAGA ACAAGCCAGAGGAGTCTCGGCCCTATGTCACGTATCAGAGCCACCGGGATCATCACCATGAACACCATTGGGGCCCGTACTTCGAGGAGGAGAAGTACACTCAAGTGACGGCTCATGTCGGGGCTGAAGCCCTTTTGAACTGTAGAGTCGTCATGCTTAAGGATAAAACg GTCATGTGGTTGCGCAACATGACAGACACAGCGCAACTTTTAACAGTTGGCAAGGCGCTATACGCCGGAGATAATAGGATAGCGGTTAAGTTCCAGTACCCCAATAACTGGAGGCTCAGCATGAATCCTGTGAAACTGTCCGATGCTGGCCACTACATGTGCCAAATATCCACACACCCACCTAGAACGATATTCACTAACCTCACCGTTCTAC CTCccgttataacaataaacggtGACGAAACACACGATGTAAAAGACAGATTTTACAAAGCCGGTAGTTCTATAAAATTATCTTGTATCATATCAGAAGAATACGCGTCATCGTTATCGACGAAGGCGCCACCCGCAACTCCTTTGCCATCAACAACTCCTTCAACAACAACCACAACAACAGAACTAACAACTAAAATGAGTACAATATTCAATAGAATAGATATTATGATGAATAAGAGTTGGAGCGTTGAAACAACAACGATTACTTCAACGGTTAGTTTAAGTACTACTACTAAGAAAGTACCAGAAATGAAATCTACGACTGAGTTGACGACTGTTAAACCGACAGTGCCACCTGTCGAGAACAATATATACGGAATTGTTTGGAAGAAACAAGGGAAAGAGTTTTATGATAATGTTACTTGGAGGAATACTag TTCCACAATCAGCGTAGCGTCAGCGTCACAGAACGACAGTGGGACGTACACGTGTTATTTGCAGAATCATTCGCAAGTCACTATCAATGTACATGTTTTAATTG GCGAGAATCAGGCTGCGGTACAACACAACACCGGGAACAAAGGAACACTTTTTTGGCAACCGAGAGACTTAACTTTGGTTTCTATTGCGGCCGTTCTCTTGTTCTACCACTGA
- the LOC142978981 gene encoding uncharacterized protein LOC142978981 isoform X2 produces the protein MQWDGLYFVLLALCCLHTASDKPEESRPYVTYQSHRDHHHEHHWGPYFEEEKYTQVTAHVGAEALLNCRVVMLKDKTVMWLRNMTDTAQLLTVGKALYAGDNRIAVKFQYPNNWRLSMNPVKLSDAGHYMCQISTHPPRTIFTNLTVLPPVITINGDETHDVKDRFYKAGSSIKLSCIISEEYASSLSTKAPPATPLPSTTPSTTTTTTELTTKMSTIFNRIDIMMNKSWSVETTTITSTVSLSTTTKKVPEMKSTTELTTVKPTVPPVENNIYGIVWKKQGKEFYDNVTWRNTSSTISVASASQNDSGTYTCYLQNHSQVTINVHVLIGENQAAVQHNTGNKGTLFWQPRDLTLVSIAAVLLFYH, from the exons ACAAGCCAGAGGAGTCTCGGCCCTATGTCACGTATCAGAGCCACCGGGATCATCACCATGAACACCATTGGGGCCCGTACTTCGAGGAGGAGAAGTACACTCAAGTGACGGCTCATGTCGGGGCTGAAGCCCTTTTGAACTGTAGAGTCGTCATGCTTAAGGATAAAACg GTCATGTGGTTGCGCAACATGACAGACACAGCGCAACTTTTAACAGTTGGCAAGGCGCTATACGCCGGAGATAATAGGATAGCGGTTAAGTTCCAGTACCCCAATAACTGGAGGCTCAGCATGAATCCTGTGAAACTGTCCGATGCTGGCCACTACATGTGCCAAATATCCACACACCCACCTAGAACGATATTCACTAACCTCACCGTTCTAC CTCccgttataacaataaacggtGACGAAACACACGATGTAAAAGACAGATTTTACAAAGCCGGTAGTTCTATAAAATTATCTTGTATCATATCAGAAGAATACGCGTCATCGTTATCGACGAAGGCGCCACCCGCAACTCCTTTGCCATCAACAACTCCTTCAACAACAACCACAACAACAGAACTAACAACTAAAATGAGTACAATATTCAATAGAATAGATATTATGATGAATAAGAGTTGGAGCGTTGAAACAACAACGATTACTTCAACGGTTAGTTTAAGTACTACTACTAAGAAAGTACCAGAAATGAAATCTACGACTGAGTTGACGACTGTTAAACCGACAGTGCCACCTGTCGAGAACAATATATACGGAATTGTTTGGAAGAAACAAGGGAAAGAGTTTTATGATAATGTTACTTGGAGGAATACTag TTCCACAATCAGCGTAGCGTCAGCGTCACAGAACGACAGTGGGACGTACACGTGTTATTTGCAGAATCATTCGCAAGTCACTATCAATGTACATGTTTTAATTG GCGAGAATCAGGCTGCGGTACAACACAACACCGGGAACAAAGGAACACTTTTTTGGCAACCGAGAGACTTAACTTTGGTTTCTATTGCGGCCGTTCTCTTGTTCTACCACTGA